One part of the Dioscorea cayenensis subsp. rotundata cultivar TDr96_F1 chromosome 2, TDr96_F1_v2_PseudoChromosome.rev07_lg8_w22 25.fasta, whole genome shotgun sequence genome encodes these proteins:
- the LOC120273196 gene encoding uncharacterized protein LOC120273196 has protein sequence MATNGSGSGSSQTNVPPFNRESYNLWSLKMETILLSCNLWGMVEKGYNEEEEDKQELSDPTIIGKILRSLTLKFSHVVSSIIESKDMSSLTVKELSGSLGGHEGRLDLEQDHTEEEGEAEVASEVAYVVKEEGEAQRPKAFKCWYKDKAMNFAEEEEITHLFMGSRGSSNEHENVSLLDSGYSNHMTVKIGDKNVLKVAGIGSLLFKSKTGKLRELSNVQDKESNSLLAQVQMTQHKLFPLSVDEVGLAHVSCKGDASILCHMRYAWVYFLQTKSHAFKSFKMYKIMAEKQLKRSIKVLRTDRGGEFTSREFQLFCEENDVKCQLIAPHTPQQNGVVEQKNRTVVEMAHCMLMEKSVPTNLWGEAVSTVVTC, from the exons ATGGCTACGAATGGCAGCGGTTCTGGCTCTTCTCAGACCAATGTTCCTCCCTTTAATAGAGAGAGTTACAACCTATggagcttgaagatggagacCATTCTCCTCTCTTGTAATCTATGGGGAATGGTTGAGAAGGgatataatgaagaagaagaagataagcaG GAGCTCAGTGATCCAACAATTATTGGCAAGATACTCCGGAGTTTAACTCTAAAGTTCAGTCATGTGGTGTCCTCCATCATTGAATCAAAGGACATGAGTTCTCTCACCGTTAAAGAACTCAGTGGGTCTCTCGGAGGTCATGAAGGTAGATTAGATCTTGAGCAAGACCACACGGAG GAAGAGGGAGAGGCTGAGGTAGCTTCAGAGGTCGCTTATGTGGTAAAGGAAGAGGGCGAAGCTCAGAGACCAAAGGCTTTCAAG TGCTGGTACAAGGATAAAGCTATGAATTTTGCTGAAGAGGAAGAGATTACACACCTTTTCATGGGCAGTAGAGGTTCAAGCAATGAACATGAGAATGTTTCATTGCTTGACAGTGGATACTCAAACCATATGACTG TGAAGATTGGTGACAAAAATGTTCTTAAGGTGGCTGGGATTGGTTCTttgttatttaaatcaaaaacagGGAAGCTAAGGGAGCTTAGTAATGTCCA AGATAAGGAGTCAAACTCTCTCCTTGCTCAGGTTCAAATGACACAACACAAGTTGTTCCCTCTCTCAGTTGATGAAGTAGGGTTAGCTCATGTTTCTTGCAAAGGAGATGCATCTATTCTTTGCCACATGAG ATATGCGTGGGTATACTTCCTGCAGACTAAGTCACATGCTTTTAAGAGCTTCAAAATGTACAAGATAATGGCGGAGAAGCAACTTAAGCGGTCCATCAAGGTTTTGAGGACCGATAGAGGTGGGGAATTCACCTCCAGGGAGTTCCAGCTATTTTGCGAAGAGAACGACGTTAAGTGTCAACTCATAGCACCTCACACCCCGCAGCAGAACGGCGTTGTGGAACAGAAGAACCGGACGGTCGTAGAGATGGCACACTGTATGCTGATGGAGAAGAGCGTTCCTACTAATCTATGGGGAGAAGCTGTCTCCACTGTGGTTACTTGTTAG
- the LOC120273207 gene encoding uncharacterized mitochondrial protein AtMg00810-like gives MGFQRSKNEPIVYMQVSKNLDILLLCLYVDDIIFMGSSMAMVNKFRESMMNTFDMTDLGLLQYFLGLEVTQKNGTIFVSQRKYVEDLDKKFGMSNCKHMTTPLNINEKLQNNDSSGLANEKKYRSDDGGILCLTHTRLDLMFAVGPKFKITSYIDSDWGVSIDDWRSTTSWVFNLGSRAIAWALKKQEITALSSTEAEYIAATTNEQVADILTKVLSAAKHEYF, from the exons ATGGGTTTCCAGAGAAGCAAGAATGAGCCAATTGTATACATGCAAGTGAGCAAAAACTTAGACATTTTGCTTCTTTGTTTGTACGTGGATGATATTATCTTCATGGGGTCTTCAATGGCAATGGTGAACAAGTTCAgggaaagcatgatgaacaccTTCGATATGACAGATCTAGGTTTACTCCAATACTTTCTTGGTTTGGAAGTAACACAGAAGAATGGAACCATCTTTGTGAGCCAAAGGAAGTACGTAGAAGATTTGGATAAGAAGTTTGGCATGAGCAATTGCAAGCACATGACTACACCTCTAAATATAAATGagaagttacaaaacaatgatagTTCAGGCCTTGCAAATGAGAAGAAGTATCGATCAGATGATGGGGGAATACTCTGTCTTACACACACGCGACTAGACTTGATGTTTGCTGTTGG TCCTAAGTTCAAGATAACTAGCTACATCGACAGTGATTGGGGTGTCTCCATCGATGATTGGAGGAGTACCACTAGTTGGGTGTTCAACTTAGGATCCAGGGCAATAGCTTGGGCTTTAAAGAAGCAGGAGATAACGGCTTTGTCCAGTACTGAGGCCGAATACATTGCCGCCAC CACCAATGAGCAGGTGGCTGATATTCTCACCAAGGTGTTGAGTGCAGCAAAGCATGAGTATTTCTGA